Within the Deinococcus cellulosilyticus NBRC 106333 = KACC 11606 genome, the region GGGTTGATGGGGAGATCGTGGGCGTTCACGTAGGCTTCTAAAGTGCAGCGGTCCCAGTAGGCAAGGGGGTTGATCTTGGTGCGCTTGCCTTCTTCCACGAAAGGGATGTCCTTGCGGGTGTCTGCCTGATCGCGGGAGCGTCCGTTGAGCAGGGCACTGGGGGCTTTCTCGGCAAGGTAATTTTGCAGAGGGGCAACCTTGCGAACGGCACAGCAGCCATCCGGGTCGGTCTGGTACTGGGTGTCCTCGTTGCTCAGACCGGCATCCAGAGTCACGAACTTCAGTTCCGGGTATCGGGCCTGCAGTGCATCTCGGGTTTGCAGGGTCTCGTGGAAGTGGTATCCCGTGTCAACGAAGATCACCTCTCCCCGGTACCCTGCCTTGTAGGCCAGGTCGATGAGCACCACACCGTTGATGTTGAATGCGCTGGGCATCGTGAGGTCAGGGTAGGTTTCTAAAGCCCACTGGATGACTTCGGTCGGGTGTGATGTGAACGAGAACTCGGGCATGGTCTTACGCTCCCACCAGTTCACGCACGCGCAGGCCGACAGATTTGCGCAGCACATTGAGGCAGTCCTCGATGCTGTTCAGGTCGGTGCGCAGGTGGATGTCAGGGTTCTCGGGGGCTTCGTAGGGGTCACTCACACCGGTGAAGTGGGGAATCTCACCAGCGAGGGCACGCTTGTACAGGCCCTTCACGTCGCGGGAGGCCACCACATCGAGGGGAGCGTCCACGAAGATTTCTTTTCCATTGGGGAGACCCTTCACCACTTCGGTGCGGGTGTCGCGGTAAGGACTG harbors:
- a CDS encoding phosphoadenylyl-sulfate reductase; translation: MPEFSFTSHPTEVIQWALETYPDLTMPSAFNINGVVLIDLAYKAGYRGEVIFVDTGYHFHETLQTRDALQARYPELKFVTLDAGLSNEDTQYQTDPDGCCAVRKVAPLQNYLAEKAPSALLNGRSRDQADTRKDIPFVEEGKRTKINPLAYWDRCTLEAYVNAHDLPINPLYWDGFLSIGCWPCTRAVRPGEDARAGRWAGKGKTECGLWVGENTL
- the cysC gene encoding adenylyl-sulfate kinase; amino-acid sequence: MSTQGQVLWFTGLSGAGKSTLVYALAKELEAAGRSVEVLDGDAVRENLSKGLSFTKEDRDTNVKRIGFVAGLLAKHGVTVLVSAISPYRDTRTEVVKGLPNGKEIFVDAPLDVVASRDVKGLYKRALAGEIPHFTGVSDPYEAPENPDIHLRTDLNSIEDCLNVLRKSVGLRVRELVGA